A genome region from Bacteroides stercoris ATCC 43183 includes the following:
- the rplL gene encoding 50S ribosomal protein L7/L12, with product MADLKAFAEQLVNLTVKEVNELATILKEEYGIEPAAAAVAVAAGPAAGGAAAAEEKTSFDVVLKSAGSAKLQVVKAVKEACGLGLKEAKDMVDGAPSVVKEGLAKDEAESLKKTLEEAGAEVELK from the coding sequence ATGGCAGATTTGAAAGCTTTTGCAGAACAATTAGTTAACTTGACAGTAAAAGAAGTTAATGAACTTGCAACTATCCTGAAAGAAGAATACGGTATTGAACCTGCTGCTGCAGCTGTTGCTGTTGCTGCTGGCCCTGCAGCTGGTGGTGCTGCTGCCGCTGAAGAAAAAACTTCTTTCGATGTAGTATTGAAGAGCGCTGGCTCAGCTAAACTTCAAGTAGTTAAAGCCGTTAAGGAAGCTTGCGGTCTTGGTTTGAAGGAAGCTAAAGACATGGTAGACGGTGCTCCTAGCGTAGTAAAAGAAGGTTTGGCTAAAGACGAAGCAGAATCATTGAAGAAAACATTGGAAGAAGCTGGAGCTGAAGTTGAACTTAAATAA